AAACTGGCTACGACACAACTAGCACCAAACGCTTGCCTGACTGCTTGGATGTTTGGTCTGCCAAACGCATCAAGGAACAAGGTGCAGATGCTGTTAAGTTCTTGCTTTACTATGATGTAGACAGTTCTGACGAACTCAACCAACAAAAGCAAGCCTACATCGAACGCATCGGTTCAGAGTGTGTGGCGGAAGACATCCCATTCTTCCTTGAAATCCTCGCTTACGATGAAAAAATCGCTGACGCAGGTTCTGCAGAATACGCCAAAGTAAAACCACATAAAGTTATCGGTGCGATGAAAGTCTTCTCAGACCCACGCTTCAACATCGATGTCTTGAAAGTGGAAGTTCCAGTCAACGTCAAATACGTTGAAGGCTTTGGCGATGGTGAAATCGTTCATACTCGTGAGGAAGCTGCAGCCTTCTTCAAAGCGCAAGATGAAGCAACTAACTTGCCATACATCTATTTGAGTGCGGGAGTGTCAGCGAAACTCTTCCAAGAAACACTTGTCTTTGCCCACGAATCAGGCGCAAACTTCAACGGCGTTCTTTGTGGCCGTGCTACATGGGCTGGATCAGTTGAAGCCTACATCAAAGACGGTGAAGCAGCAGCTCGTGAATGGCTACGCACAACTGGATTTGAGAACATTGACGAACTCAACAAAGTTCTTCAAACAACAGCGACTTCATGGACTGAACGTGTAGAAGCATAAAAACAAGAATAGAAGAATTCCTTTTTGTTAAGAGGATACTTAAGTTTTCTGACAAAGGATTCTGAAAATAGAAACTACAACCATAGATGGTGAGACACTCTCTATGGTTTGTTTACTTAAGAGAAATGGATCAAAGGAGAGAAGAATGAAAGCATACACAGAGCGTGTATTTGGAAATCATGAGGGCAAGGATGTCTTGACCTATCGCTTTGAGACTGATGGTGGTTACCAGCTTGAAGTTATGACTTATGGTGCGACCATCTTGCGCTATGTCACGCCTGACAAGGCTGGGAATTTTGCCAATGTGATTTTGGGCTTTGATGATTTTGATAGCTATGTAGGCAATAGTCCCAAGCATGGAGCAAGTGTAGGTCCTGTAGCGGGCCGTATTGCAGGTGCGACATTTGAGCTTAATGGCCAGACCTATAATCTTGAAGTCAACAATGCCAGCAACTGTAACCACAGTGGTTCAACAGGTTGGGATTCAAGCTTGTTTGAATTGGTAGAGGTGAGCGCCCATGGCTTGACCCTCTACACAGAGCGTACAGATGGGACAGGAGGATTCCCTGGTAATCTCAAGATATGGATCAGCTATCATTTGGAAGAAACTGGTGCTTACGAAGTCAGCTATAAGGTGACGACAGATCAGGATACGCTTGTCAATCCCACTAATCACAGCTACTTCAACTTGTCTGGTGATTTCACGCAGACAATTGACCGCCATGTCTTCCAACTAAATACGGAGGGCATTTACCCAATCGCTCCAGACGGAGTTCCGGCTAAGACTCCAGATGCTACTCGTGATGTAGTGAAACATATCTACAATGGAGCTTTGTTGAAGGACATCTTTGAAGAGGAAGATGAGCAAATCCAGTTGGTATCTGGTTTGGATCACCCATTTGCCCTTCCTGCCGGTCATGACAATGCTGGTTTCCTTTATGACCAAAACTCAGGTCGTTTCCTGCTGTTCAAGACAGAGGCCCCTTGCTTTGTGGTCTACACAGCAAACTTTGTGGATGAGAGTGTCATCATCGGAGGCCAGCCAATGGTGCAACACAATGGGATTGCCCTTGAAGCGCAAGCTTTACCAGATGCCATTCACAGTGACCTCAAAGACCAAGTCATTCTCAAAGCAGGTCAAACCTTTACCAGCAAAACTCGCTACGAGCTTGTTGTAAAATAAAAAGAAGAGCTGGTTTCCAGCTCTTTTGAGTTTCGTGCTGTTGTATTGACATTAGAGGCAGTTTGGTCAGTACATGGCTTATTTTTCTTTTTTCTGTTTCTCGATTCTCTCTAACATTCTGTTTTTACGCTCCTCCAGTTCTTGGATTTGCTTGAGCAAAAGATCTGAAAAGTCACTATCGAGTTCTTCAGCCTCTCCACTACTATACCAATCTAAGGCGACAATGTGATTATTTTTATCAAAGCAGAAAATCACATCTCCATCACCGATGATAGACAGAAAAGGGATATAATTTACAAAGCCTAGTTCATGTAATTCTTTGGTCTTCAGTCGAATATCTAGAAAATCAGGTATCTCATTTGCAATGCCGTAAACCTTAATACCACGGCAAAATGTCCAAAATGGTGCCACATCAAATGCTTTAGCTCTAGGCCACAGTTCCTCCCTGACTTCCATATATAGTCCGCCTAGGGGTGACATGGTAAACTCTCTAAAGTCTTCTGGAAGACTGATTTGATACAGTTTTTCAAAATCTTGTATCTCCTCTTCGGAGGGTTCGTTTCCCATGCAGGCTACAACTTGGTAGGTTTTAGAATCATAATGATGAAAATAATCATAGATTTTTTCTAGTGACATTGCTATTCCTCTCTATTCTAGGTAAATATATTCGACAACTAAATCACAAAGCTGATTATCCTTATCATAGCCAAAGTAGACGGGATAGACTCCGTCTCCAAAACCTGATTGGATCATCGGAATGCTTAGGTCAGTGTTGGGGATTTTAAAATTAATCCAATCCCCACCCTCACGTTGATAAAGGGGATTGTCTATGGCATGTTGAGCAAAAACTGCTGCAAAGAAATCATCGTAGATATTTTTGTCAGGATTTTCTTTATACCAATTATCTTCAAAATCGCAGTAGGCATTCTTGGTTTCAACATCTACTATCGTTGCCAGACCTGCATCAACTGCAAATCCAAAATAAGAGTCTTTTTCAACAGCGTCTATATCTTCATCACCAGTCAGTGCTTCATAGTAGATGACTGGTACTTGATCTGTAAATTGGATTCTCGTTGCTACATACCTGTAATGGTCTTCTTCTATCTTGGCTACTAAAGTTTTTAGTCTATATGTTCCTTTGGGAACAGATTGTAAGTAAGGCTTTTCCTCTCTACGGAGCCAGACCAAAGGATCGCGAACCAGAATTTCTCCGCTAGGGAAAGTCACTTCCCCCATATCCAAAACAAAAATTTCTGCACCCTGTATTTCTTTCCTATCAAAACAGTCTGCATAATTGATAGACGAAGTGAGTAGATGTTTTATTTCTTGGTATTTCTGCAACCATTCTTTTGAAACTTGTATTTTTTCCATAAACGGTTTCTTTCTAAATCTTTTATTTTAGGTTGGTACTTTCTGAGTTAGAGAATTGTGTACTCATTATCATTTTTCCTACAAATGCATTCATTCTATGCTTTTATTTCCCTAATGATCGAAAAAATTAGGTCTTTAAGATTTTCTGCCACATACACAACTTCATCAGGATCATGGATATAGCCGATAATCTGCCCTTCTTTTCCCTCTGTATTCGGATCAAAATCCAGCATCAGGAAACAGCTGTCACAATACTCCATCCCTTTGAAAAATACTCATCTAGTGCGGGTATATTTCCCTTTATAATATCACATACAATTTGTGGAACAGATTTAAAATTTCCTATATCTTTTAATTTGACCATTTTAAGTCTCCTACAGATTATGTACTCATCTGTTATAATTTATTTCCCCTAAAGGAAGCGGATTAGGATTTAAGCTTACCCAGAGAACTGAAAGTTCACACAAACGTTCAATTATAGTATCTTCATCACTGCCTTTTGCACGGATGCTGGAAATCAGTTCCTTAGTTTCTTCCAGTTCTTCTTCGGAAAGCGGTGTGCCTGAAGCGAAATGATTTGGCAGGGCTTTAAGCATGTTCCGGTAGTGTTTATCCCAGTTGACACCGCCATTTCTATAGAGCTCATCCTGTACGCGCCCTGTTATACGGATCACTTCGCCTTGTACAGTTTTCGCTGGCCCACTTGAAGGAATCAACATCTCCCAAAGTTCATCGTATTGCTTTTGCCAAGGACCATCTTCTACAATAATAGGAGAAACTCCGTCATGTACCTTGCGTTTCGGAGCAGGCTTTACATCAAACAGTGCATAGAGTCTCTCAAGCCCTGCTTCTGTTTCAGTCAAGTAATCTTTATTAAAGTTTTCTCTGTGAAATTCAAAATCCTTTCCGATTAGTTCGACTCTTTCTGCCATATCAGGAGTTACCTCAGCGCCCGCCTTTATGAGCATTTCTGCAATTTCTGCTACCTGTGCAATATTAATCTGCCTACAAGTAGCAAGGGCTTCAGCTAAAGGAGTTCGTCCCATAACAGTTTTGGGATTAACATCTGCACCTTTTTCAATCAAAAAACTGACTATCTTAGGTCGGAAAAACCTTGCTGCCGTATGTAGAGGTGTACTCCCATATGTATCAGTTTTTTGTATATCTCCGCCTAATTCATATAGCAGTTTTACAGTATCTCTCCCCAAAGTGGCATGTGTATATAATGGTGTACGCCCATAATAATCAGGAGTATTTACATCTAAACCCTGTTCCACCAGCCAGATAACAAGCTCATCAGGAACACCTCCAAAATGAAGTGCCGTATTTAAGCTGTATCTGCCGTCATGAGCAGTAAGCTCACATTTATCATATACGGCTTTAAGAGCTTCAATATCTCCTGCTGTAATCAGTTCATCAAAATTTTTAGGTAAGGTCACTCTTTTTTTGGACATTGTTCTTCTCCTTTAATATAAAACCAACATTTGCATTTTATATTTCTAAACCCACTTAAGCCCATTAACATTTTTAAGAATCATAGATCTTCCATCGTAGTCATTTTTTAACTCGATTTCTTTTTCCTTGACCGAAATGTTGTTGTACCAGTGATCTAAGCTGGCATATTTTCCTGTATGGATATTGATAAGCATACTTGTTATAGGATTCCAAGTCCCTTTCTTTACTGTTTCTGCAAGCAAATAATAGGCATCTAAAAATATGAGATTTCTTCCATACATCCAAAATGGAAGCTGAATATTTAACAAAGGCAATTTTGCAGAAAAAATATCATCTCCATGTGGTGGCACGGTTTCATAATGAAATTCTATCTCACTCCCATAATATGCTATCGTTGCTCCTTCGCAACCGATGCTTTGAGGAATCCCCTCCTCAGCTACTAAAAATTCCATTGGCTTCCCCTTATGTTGTAATTGGATGAACTCCGACCAGACTCTCCACGTTTACAACCAGATGGTAAAGGTAATCACCTGTTTTTTGTAGGTGACAAAGATTTTCCCTCTAAACAGGCTGACAAGGTGTTGAGCCATAGAGAGGCCAATGCCATACCCAGAGGTGGTTTGGTTATTGTGTGATGTTTCAGCGCGATAAAAGCGGTCAAAGAAGCGTTTGATATTGGCAGGCCGCCCGTCTTTGTAGTCGTTAGATACGGTGATACAGGTGCGCTTGCGTAGGAGATAGGCTTTGCGTTTGAGAGTTAGACGGATGGTGCCTGCTGGATCACAGTATTTGCGGGCATTGTCAAGAAGAATGCTAAGAAGCTCATAAAATTCCTCTTGGGCTACTTTTTCTATGATATCTGCTTCAATCAGGCTTTCAAAGTTTTTATCTTCCTTTTTAAAGAGGGGAGCAAAATCTGTCGCAACTTTCTCAGCAATAAGCGAGATATTTTGAGGAGCTAGTTTGATATCCTCTTGCTCCTCGAGCCGAGCAAGTCGGATCAGTCTTCCAATCAAGTGGTTGAGACGCTCGGTCTGTTCCTTGGTGCTGATACTCCACTCAGTCTCTCCTTCCATGAGTTCTTGAAGCTCGGTATTGGCCGAAATGATAGCCAGCGGTGTTTTGAGTTCATGACCTGCATTAGTGATAAACATCCGTTGTTTCTCATAGTTTTTGACGAAGGGACGGATAACAATCCCAGAAATCAAGGTAAAGAGCAGAGCAAGGAGAAATAGGCTAGCCAGTGATAACCAGATAGAGACTTGAAAGAGGGTGTCCCGTTCGCGAATGTAGTTGGTAGCTTCAAAGAAGACTAGGAGCTTGCCCGAAGCTGTCTGACTAATCTGGTAGGTGAAGTAGCGCCCGTTGCGAGTAATCGTGCCATAGGTTTCCGGTTTTTTAAGAATTTTCTGGAGAAAATCTCTGACGTCTGCTTCGGTCAGTGATTGGACATTCCCTAGAGAAATAGTGTAGTCATTCCCCTTTTCTCTGACAGAGAAATACTGAAAATTGTAGATAATCCCTTCCTGGATGTTCTTTTTGGTGAAACTTTCCTTGATTTCATCTGTGATTGGGAGTTCGCCTTCATTTTTAGACAAGATGGAGAGGACGGTTTGGATATTATCCTCTGTCTGAGTATAGACGATGCTATTCATCAAGACCAGAAAGAATGCAAGAATCAGAGCGATAGCAGCAGTGGCTGTGACAATAAACTTGATGCGTAGTTTTCGAAACATCTAGTCTCCTCCTGTCAGTTGGAAAGGCCCTTCTGCAGATCCTAAGATTTGCAAGTTGGACTGAACGCTTTGGAGTTTTTGGCGGAGATAGGAAATATAGAGAAAAACGAGCTCGTAATCCCTTTCTTCCAGCTCCTCTGGCCAGACTTGCTCTAGTAGTTGTTGACAACTGAGGGTCTGGTTAGCATGCTGAATGAGGAGGGTCAAGAGTTGAGTCTCCTTTTTCCCTAAACGAATGCTGTTTGTAGCAGCTAATTCTTGTTCGTTAATATCCAAGCGAGTATTTCCTAATTGGACCGTATCTGGGGTATAGTCCTCCAGACGGCGGGCAGTAGAACGGAGCCTAGCCAATAGTTCCTTGAGCGAGAAAGGCTTGGTCAAGTAGTCGTCGGCACCTGCATCGAGTCCGGTTACACGATCATCTACTTCAGCCATGGCTGTCAGCATGATAACGTGGGTCGTATTGCCCAACTGGCGAATTTCTTTGAGGGCTTCGATTCCAGTTTTGATTGGCATCATGATGTCAAAAATCATGAGGTGATAGTGGTTAGTTGTAGCTTTTTCGACAGCATCTTGTCCATTAAAAACAGAATCAACGCCATAGCCTTCGCGTTCTAAAGCAACAGTGATGACGCGATTTAGTTGAGTTTCATCTTCGGCAAGTAGGATTTTCATAGGTTCTCCTTAGTCTTGGTCAGATCGCTGAATCAAATCACGGATGGTCTGCATGGTCAAGTCACAAGAAGCAAGCTCATCGGCACAACGTTTGAGCTCGTGCGTGATTCGTTCAGGGTTTTGGATGTTTTTCTTGTACTTCATCTGGTGCTCAAGGCTGGCCCAGGAATCCATGGCAATCGTGCGTAGCTGGATCTCAATAAAGTAGGTGCCTTGGGCATTTCCCAGACAGTCTGGGTAGGGGGTAGTCACCTCGAGAATCAGATGGTAAGAACGGTAGCCATTGGGTTTGACCTGACGGATATAGTCTTTCTCTTTAAAAATATGGATGGTGGGTATCTGACGAATATACTCTACGATGCGGTAGATATCATCTGTAAAGCCTGTGATAATCCGAACACCGATAGCATCACGGATTTCTTTAAGAGCGGATTGACTTGTCTGAGGAAGGCCTTTGCGTTGGCATTTTTCACGCATACTTTCCTCGGTTTTGATACGCGCATGCAAATGCTCATATAGTTTGAGGGAGGTTTCTTTTTTGTAATTAGCTGCGGCTTCTTCCATATCTTGAATAAAGGTCTGCAAGATAGTGGGTAAGTAGACTTCGCAAGGGCCATAGATAGAGTTCATAGGCTGTTCCATTCTAAGAATGGCTCGTATTGCTACGAGCATAGATTCTAATAGTATTTGTCATTCTATTATATCATGAAAGCGATAGCAGGGTGAGATTCTATTGATAAAGAGGGAACGAGAATTTTGACAAAGGAGTCCATTAGAGATATAATGAAGAAAAATCGACCAAGGATAAGAAGATGACAAACTCAAAGTATATTACACGCCTGAAACGTTCAGAGGGGCAGTTGCGTGGAATTCAAAAGATGATCGAAGAAGAGCGTGATTGTGCAGATATCATTACCCAGTTGACAGCGGTTCGTTCGAGTGTGGAGCGCGTGATTGAGATGATCATTACCGAGAATCTCACAGCCTGCATCAACCAACCCCTAGACGACCCTGAGGCTCAAAAAGAGCGCTTAGAAAAAGCTGTTCAGTACCTTATCAAACGAAAATAGTAGTTCTCTATGTGATAGAACAAGATAAGAAAGTAAATCACAGGAGGGGAAAGATGACAAAAGAAGAACGAGCAGAAAAATGGTTTCAGAGTGTTCCTGAGGCAGAAGCTATTCCTATACAAACTAAAATGGAGATCTGTAGTCAGGCAGCGAAGCGAATGGCGTTTATCTGGCTTGGCCTACTTGGTGTGGAATGTTTGTTCCTATTCTGGGTCACTGGGGGTGAACTTTTTAATCAAGTAGCGGACTTTCTAAATCAGCTATCAGAAGGGAGCCCCACAAAAAATCGATATAAGGGTCTCGCACTTGCAGAGACTCTTATTTGTCTGCCTGTCTTGATCTTTCCTAGTGTTGTTGCCCATTTCTTTAGACAAAATTGGATTCGAAAAGAGGCTGAAAAGGTTGTCAAAGAGATGGCCCCTGTTATAAGTGGTCAGCCCTATCTAGATGGAGACGATAGAGCAGATTTTTCTAGCATTTCCGGAAGAATCTTTGCGGATTGGGTGCTAGATGATGGTGAGAAGGAACAAAATGGCTTTGAACTTGAGGAAGTATGGCAGCAACTGGCAGCTGTCCAAGATGGTGATAGGGATTTTCTCACTTTAATACCTCAGCAACCAGTTAAACTAAAGGGGAGTCAGCTTGTATCGGATTTTGTACAGGTTTGTCAGGATGAAGATTCGGACGGTCTTCATTTTGAAATCAGTGTTGCCGATGTTGAACGGATCGACGAGAATGTAATCTACGAAAAAAATGGGCTGAGCAAGAAAGAAACTCAAGACATGCTTCGGGCATATTTGGAGAACAGAGTCACATCAGAGCTAGAAGATTGGGAAATTGTACTAGATATGCGGACAGATGAGCAGCAAAATATCGCAATCTATCAGGAAATAACCCAATTGCTAACAGATGATAGTGAGGTACGATCTCGTTTGACCTCCTGTTTTGAATCACCGAAAGCCTATTTCAAGCAGTATGCAGATAGATACGACGAGCGGGGCATAGGCGAAGAAGTCGATGAAGCTACGATAAAATGGCTTGCTATTGCTGATGAACTGCTCGCTGTAGATGCAGTGATTGAGCTCGATTGGAAGACAGATAAGGACGAATTTCTGTACCAACTAGAGCCTCTGGCAGCTAAACAAACTCTTGATTTGGAGGAGAATTGGTTCGACGAGGGTGATGACATCCCTACTTGGTGTAAAATTTTGGACGAAAGATGGGCTGGATACGATTTCTGTCTTGCTTGTATGGATATTAATAGCGATAGTTATGTGCTATTTATCTGCAAGAGGGATATTCTGGAAAAATTAGTCACCTTGAGTCACACAATCAATCAGCGTTTCGGCCATGCAAAAAATATGTAATGGCTTGTGGCTATGCGGTGGAAAGAAAAGATGGGCTTGCTGGCTGGAAATCATGCCCATCCTAACAGTTGAGGTTTCGTCTAAGATAACTTGTATGAAAATGAAAGAAACCTAGAGATGCTTGGATATAAATTAGAAGAAAACCCATTTTGTGGTATAATTAAAGACAGTAAGACAAGTTAAAGGAGGCCAGCAAATGGAAGCATACGAAAAAGTAGTAGAGATGCTAAATGGGCTAGATATTCCTTTTGAAATCGTGGAGCACGAGCCAGCCTTGACGACAGAGCAAGCCGATAGCTTTATCGAAGGGATCGAAGGCGTCCGTACCAAGACCATGTTTCTCACCAATAAAAAGAAAACCGCTTATTATCTCGTGATTATGGATGATAAAAAGCGTCTGGATATGGACCTCTTGAAAGACTTGGTAGGAGCCAATAGAATCCGTATGGCTTCCTCTGAGAGCCTGTTTGAAAAAATGAGCTTGCCCGCAGGTGTAGTCTCTCCATTTGGTTTGCTGAACAATACTGACAAGGACATTCAAGTTTATTTTGACAAAGAAATCATGTCTGAAAAACGGATGAGTTTTCACCCCAATACCAATGAAAAAACTCTCTTTTTGGATACGACAGATATACTCAAATTCCTAGAAGCCATTGGCTATGAGGCTCATATCATCGAGTTATAAAGATTAAAGAAACCGACTAAGTTCATCTTAATCGGTTTTTTGATTATTCTACTTGACCGGGCCAAGCATTCATACCACCTTCTACATTGATAACGGTGAGACCTTGGGCGCTGAGAAATTGACAGGCAGAGGCAGAACGCACTCCACCTTGACAAATGACATGGTATTCATGGTCAGGCTTGAGTTCTTTGTAGCCTTGCTCCAAGGTACTTAACGGAAGATTTTTTGCACCTGGCGCATGTCCTGCTTGAAACTCATGTACTTCACGTACATCGATAAGATCTAGTTTTTCATTTTGATATTTTTCATAAAAGTCAGCCATGCTGATATTAGTTACCATATTCTACTCCTTTTGGGTTAGCCATTTTGTATAGTGAATAAGCGCCGTCAAGGTTTTGGACGGTAAATCCTGCTTGTTTGAGGATACGCTCTGCGATATAGCTACGCAAACCACTGTGGCAGCTAACGATGTAGGCTTGGTTCTTGTCCAGTTCATCCAAGCGTTCACGAAGTTCGTTTAGGGGGATGTTGATGGTGTCGACTTTGAGTCGACCACTCTGAAATTCGCCACTTGTCCGCACATCTAGGAATTTCTTTCCTTTAGCTAGTTCGTCTTCTAGTTGGTACCACTGGATATTGTCGCTGAGACCTTCGATAAGGTTCAAGGCTGCGTAGCCCAGCATATTGACGGGATCCTTGGCAGAGCCAAATGGCGGGGCATAGGTGAACTCTAATTCTGGTAAGTCAAAGACGGTGAGATTTCCCTTGATAGCAGTTGCTAGGATATCGATTCGTTTGTCAACACCTTTCTTCCCAACTCCTTGGGCACCATAGATTTTTCCAGTGTTTGGGTCAAAGAGGAGCTTCAAGGTCATATCAGTAGCGCCAGGATAATAACCAGCGTGGTCTTTCCCACTGACATGAAGGGCCTTGTAAGGAAGTTGATTCATGCTAAGACTACGTTCGCTGAGACCAGTCGAAGCAGCTGTCATATCAAAGGCACGAACGATTGCAGTGCCGATACTGCCCTTGTTTGTACGACCGAGTCCTGCGATGACGTCCGCGACTTGGCGTCCCTGACGATTGGCAGGAGAAGCAAGAGAGATGAGAGCATCTTGGCCAGTAATCTCTTGCTTGACGACGATGGCATCTCCAACTGCAAAAATATCTTTTTGACTGGTTTCGTAGTGTTCGTCGACCAAGATACCGCCACGTAGTCCCAGTTCAATCCCAGCTGCCTGAGCCAGTCCGTTTTCAGGTTCAACACCGACAGAAAGGATGGTGAGGTCAGAAGCAATCTTTTGACCATTTTCGAGAACGATGGTTTTTCCTTGCTCTTCAAATCGAGTCGCAGACTGAGAAGTGATAACACGGACGCCGTTTGCCAGCAATTCTGCTTGGACAAAGGCCGCCATTTCTTGATCTAATGGTGGCAAGACATGGGGTGCTTTCTCCACGATGGTGACTTGCAATCCCCGTTTCGCCAGGTTTTCAGCCATTTCAAGCCCGATAAAGCCTGCACCGATGACGACAGCTTCTTTTGGATGATTGTCCAAGGCTGCCATAATTTCATCGAGATCAGGAACATTGCGAAGCGTGTAGGTATTCTTAGCTGCTGCCAAACCTTCAATGGTAGGAACAAATGGTTTAGCTCCCGGAGAGAGGATCAGCTTGTCGTAGCTTTCTGTGAATTCCTGTCCATCGTGTCGCACCGTCACAGTGTGTTCTTCTGGCGAAATCTGGATGACCTCGTGAAATGGTCGCACATCGAGATTAAAGCGTGCCTTGAGACTTTCAGGAGTTTGGACCAATAAACTCTCACGGTTTGCAATTTCTCCTGAAACATAGTAAGGAAGTCCGCAGTTTGCAAAGGAAACAAAGGGACCTTTCTCAAAAATAATGATCTCAGCATCTTCCATGAGGCGT
Above is a window of Streptococcus oralis subsp. dentisani DNA encoding:
- a CDS encoding sensor histidine kinase gives rise to the protein MFRKLRIKFIVTATAAIALILAFFLVLMNSIVYTQTEDNIQTVLSILSKNEGELPITDEIKESFTKKNIQEGIIYNFQYFSVREKGNDYTISLGNVQSLTEADVRDFLQKILKKPETYGTITRNGRYFTYQISQTASGKLLVFFEATNYIRERDTLFQVSIWLSLASLFLLALLFTLISGIVIRPFVKNYEKQRMFITNAGHELKTPLAIISANTELQELMEGETEWSISTKEQTERLNHLIGRLIRLARLEEQEDIKLAPQNISLIAEKVATDFAPLFKKEDKNFESLIEADIIEKVAQEEFYELLSILLDNARKYCDPAGTIRLTLKRKAYLLRKRTCITVSNDYKDGRPANIKRFFDRFYRAETSHNNQTTSGYGIGLSMAQHLVSLFRGKIFVTYKKQVITFTIWL
- a CDS encoding GTP pyrophosphokinase is translated as MNSIYGPCEVYLPTILQTFIQDMEEAAANYKKETSLKLYEHLHARIKTEESMREKCQRKGLPQTSQSALKEIRDAIGVRIITGFTDDIYRIVEYIRQIPTIHIFKEKDYIRQVKPNGYRSYHLILEVTTPYPDCLGNAQGTYFIEIQLRTIAMDSWASLEHQMKYKKNIQNPERITHELKRCADELASCDLTMQTIRDLIQRSDQD
- a CDS encoding aldose epimerase family protein; protein product: MKAYTERVFGNHEGKDVLTYRFETDGGYQLEVMTYGATILRYVTPDKAGNFANVILGFDDFDSYVGNSPKHGASVGPVAGRIAGATFELNGQTYNLEVNNASNCNHSGSTGWDSSLFELVEVSAHGLTLYTERTDGTGGFPGNLKIWISYHLEETGAYEVSYKVTTDQDTLVNPTNHSYFNLSGDFTQTIDRHVFQLNTEGIYPIAPDGVPAKTPDATRDVVKHIYNGALLKDIFEEEDEQIQLVSGLDHPFALPAGHDNAGFLYDQNSGRFLLFKTEAPCFVVYTANFVDESVIIGGQPMVQHNGIALEAQALPDAIHSDLKDQVILKAGQTFTSKTRYELVVK
- a CDS encoding ankyrin repeat domain-containing protein; translation: MSKKRVTLPKNFDELITAGDIEALKAVYDKCELTAHDGRYSLNTALHFGGVPDELVIWLVEQGLDVNTPDYYGRTPLYTHATLGRDTVKLLYELGGDIQKTDTYGSTPLHTAARFFRPKIVSFLIEKGADVNPKTVMGRTPLAEALATCRQINIAQVAEIAEMLIKAGAEVTPDMAERVELIGKDFEFHRENFNKDYLTETEAGLERLYALFDVKPAPKRKVHDGVSPIIVEDGPWQKQYDELWEMLIPSSGPAKTVQGEVIRITGRVQDELYRNGGVNWDKHYRNMLKALPNHFASGTPLSEEELEETKELISSIRAKGSDEDTIIERLCELSVLWVSLNPNPLPLGEINYNR
- a CDS encoding rhodanese-like domain-containing protein → MVTNISMADFYEKYQNEKLDLIDVREVHEFQAGHAPGAKNLPLSTLEQGYKELKPDHEYHVICQGGVRSASACQFLSAQGLTVINVEGGMNAWPGQVE
- a CDS encoding DUF4241 domain-containing protein, with product MEKIQVSKEWLQKYQEIKHLLTSSINYADCFDRKEIQGAEIFVLDMGEVTFPSGEILVRDPLVWLRREEKPYLQSVPKGTYRLKTLVAKIEEDHYRYVATRIQFTDQVPVIYYEALTGDEDIDAVEKDSYFGFAVDAGLATIVDVETKNAYCDFEDNWYKENPDKNIYDDFFAAVFAQHAIDNPLYQREGGDWINFKIPNTDLSIPMIQSGFGDGVYPVYFGYDKDNQLCDLVVEYIYLE
- the lacD gene encoding tagatose-bisphosphate aldolase, with product MSKLQLSPNKVACLQKLSDENGIISALAFDQRGALKRLMAQYQTEEPTVAQMEELKVLVADELTKYASSMLLDPEYGLPATKALDANAGLLLAYEKTGYDTTSTKRLPDCLDVWSAKRIKEQGADAVKFLLYYDVDSSDELNQQKQAYIERIGSECVAEDIPFFLEILAYDEKIADAGSAEYAKVKPHKVIGAMKVFSDPRFNIDVLKVEVPVNVKYVEGFGDGEIVHTREEAAAFFKAQDEATNLPYIYLSAGVSAKLFQETLVFAHESGANFNGVLCGRATWAGSVEAYIKDGEAAAREWLRTTGFENIDELNKVLQTTATSWTERVEA
- a CDS encoding response regulator transcription factor, with translation MKILLAEDETQLNRVITVALEREGYGVDSVFNGQDAVEKATTNHYHLMIFDIMMPIKTGIEALKEIRQLGNTTHVIMLTAMAEVDDRVTGLDAGADDYLTKPFSLKELLARLRSTARRLEDYTPDTVQLGNTRLDINEQELAATNSIRLGKKETQLLTLLIQHANQTLSCQQLLEQVWPEELEERDYELVFLYISYLRQKLQSVQSNLQILGSAEGPFQLTGGD
- a CDS encoding prolyl-tRNA synthetase associated domain-containing protein, with amino-acid sequence MEAYEKVVEMLNGLDIPFEIVEHEPALTTEQADSFIEGIEGVRTKTMFLTNKKKTAYYLVIMDDKKRLDMDLLKDLVGANRIRMASSESLFEKMSLPAGVVSPFGLLNNTDKDIQVYFDKEIMSEKRMSFHPNTNEKTLFLDTTDILKFLEAIGYEAHIIEL
- a CDS encoding SMI1/KNR4 family protein, whose translation is MSLEKIYDYFHHYDSKTYQVVACMGNEPSEEEIQDFEKLYQISLPEDFREFTMSPLGGLYMEVREELWPRAKAFDVAPFWTFCRGIKVYGIANEIPDFLDIRLKTKELHELGFVNYIPFLSIIGDGDVIFCFDKNNHIVALDWYSSGEAEELDSDFSDLLLKQIQELEERKNRMLERIEKQKKEK
- a CDS encoding metal-sensitive transcriptional regulator, with translation MTNSKYITRLKRSEGQLRGIQKMIEEERDCADIITQLTAVRSSVERVIEMIITENLTACINQPLDDPEAQKERLEKAVQYLIKRK
- a CDS encoding DUF6630 family protein; this translates as MTKEERAEKWFQSVPEAEAIPIQTKMEICSQAAKRMAFIWLGLLGVECLFLFWVTGGELFNQVADFLNQLSEGSPTKNRYKGLALAETLICLPVLIFPSVVAHFFRQNWIRKEAEKVVKEMAPVISGQPYLDGDDRADFSSISGRIFADWVLDDGEKEQNGFELEEVWQQLAAVQDGDRDFLTLIPQQPVKLKGSQLVSDFVQVCQDEDSDGLHFEISVADVERIDENVIYEKNGLSKKETQDMLRAYLENRVTSELEDWEIVLDMRTDEQQNIAIYQEITQLLTDDSEVRSRLTSCFESPKAYFKQYADRYDERGIGEEVDEATIKWLAIADELLAVDAVIELDWKTDKDEFLYQLEPLAAKQTLDLEENWFDEGDDIPTWCKILDERWAGYDFCLACMDINSDSYVLFICKRDILEKLVTLSHTINQRFGHAKNM